A portion of the Corticium candelabrum chromosome 5, ooCorCand1.1, whole genome shotgun sequence genome contains these proteins:
- the LOC134179870 gene encoding tubulin alpha-1 chain-like, translating into MRECISIHIGQAGVQMGNACWELYCLEHGIQPDGQMPSDKTIGGGDDSFNTFFSETGAGKHVPRAVFVDLEPTVVAATTTTRRLAREVAQTTRRLEEKLHKERDFYILVSWKIGDEVRTGTYRQLFHPEQLISGKEDAANNYARGHYTVGKELIDSVLDRIRKLADQCTGLQGFLIFHSFGGGTGSGFTSLLMERLSVDYGKKSKLEFAIYPAPQISTAVVEPYNSILTTHTTLEHSDCAFMVDNEAIYDICRRNLDIERPTYTNLNRLIGQIVSSITASLRFDGALNVDLTEFQTNLVPYPRIHFPLVTYAPVISAEKAYHEQLTVSEITNSCFEPANQMVKCDPRHGKYMACCLLYRGDVVPKDVNAAIATIKTKRTIQFVDWCPTGFKVGINYQPPTVVPGGDLAKVQRAVCMLSNTTAIAEAWARLDHKFDLMYAKRAFVHWYVGEGMEEGEFSEAREDLAALEKDYEEVGTDSVDEEGGEEGDEY; encoded by the exons ATG CGTGAATGCATTTCAATCCACATTGGTCAGGCTGGCGTTCAAATGGGCAACGCTTGCTGGGAACTCTACTGTCTCGAGCACGGAATTCAGCCGGACGGTCAAATGCCGTCGGACAAGACGATTGGCGGGGGAGACGACTCGTTCAATACTTTCTTCTCGGAAACGGGAGCCGGGAAACACGTTCCCAGGGCTGTTTTTGTCGACCTCGAGCCGACGGTTGTag ctgctactacaacaaccagacgtctagctagagaagtggcacaaacaacgagacgCCTAGaagaaaagctgcacaaagaacgagacttttacattcttgtgagctggaaaatcggtg ATGAAGTTCGAACAGGAACATATCGTCAACTCTTTCATCCTGAGCAGTTGATCTCTGGGAAGGAAGATGCAGCCAACAATTATGCTCGTGGTCACTACACTGTTGGCAAGGAGCTGATTGATTCAGTGTTGGATAGGATTAGGAAGTTG GCTGATCAATGCACTGGACTGCAGGGTTTCTTGATCTTTCATTCGTTTGGTGGTGGAACTGGCTCTGGTTTCACTTCTCTTCTCATGGAACGTCTCTCTGTCGATTATGGCAAGAAGTCCAAGTTGGAGTTTGCCATTTATCCTGCTCCACAGATCAGTACAGCTGTGGTCGAGCCATACAACTCGATTTTAACAACTCATACGACTCTGGAACATTCTGACTGTGCATTCATGGTCGACAATGAAGCTATTTATGATATTTGTCGTCGTAATCTTGATATCGAACGACCCACTTACACCAATCTCAATCGGTTGATTGGACAGATTGTGTCATCCATTACTGCATCTTTGCGATTTGATGGAGCACTCAATGTTGATCTGACCGAGTTCCAGACCAACTTGGTTCCCTATCCTCGTATTCATTTTCCTTTGGTTACCTATGCTCCAGTCATTTCAGCCGAAAAAGCATATCACGAGCAACTGACTGTTTCAGAGATTACCAACTCTTGCTTTGAGCCTGCCAATCAGATGGTCAAATGTGATCCTCGTCATGGCAAGTACATGGCTTGCTGTCTGCTGTATCGTGGAGACGTGGTACCAAAGGACGTGAATGCAGCCATCGCTACGATCAAGACAAAGCGCACCATCCAGTTTGTGGACTGGTGTCCGACCGGATTCAAAGTCGGCATCAACTACCAGCCTCCCACCGTCGTTCCGGGTGGTGATCTAGCCAAAGTGCAGCGTGCCGTTTGCATGTTATCCAACACGACTGCCATTGCGGAAGCTTGGGCTCGTCTGGATCACAAATTTGATCTGATGTATGCCAAACGTGCATTCGTTCACTGGTATGTGGGAGAAGGAATGGAGGAAGGAGAATTCTCTGAAGCTCGTGAAGATCTTGCAGCTTTAGAGAAAGATTATGAAGAAGTCGGCACTGATTCTGTTGATGAAGAGGGTGGAGAAGAAGGAGACGAGTACTAA
- the LOC134179809 gene encoding tubulin alpha-1A chain-like → MRECISVHVGQAGVQMGNACWELYCLEHGIQPDGQMPSDKTIGGGDDSFNTFFSETGAGKHVPRAVFVDLEPTVVDEVRTGTYRQLFHPEQLITGKEDAANNYARGHYTVGKELIDIVLDRIRKLADQCTGLQGFLIFHSFGGGTGSGFTSLLMERLSVDYGKKSKLEFAIYPAPQISTAVVEPYNSILTTHTTLEHSDCAFMVDNEAIYDICRRNLDIERPTYTNLNRLIGQIVSSITASLRFDGALNVDLTEFQTNLVPYPRIHFPLATYAPVISAEKAYHEQLSVAEITNSCFEPANQMVKCDPRHGKYMACCLLYRGDVVPKDVNAAIATIKTKRTIQFVDWCPTGFKVGINYQPPTVVPGGDLAKVQRAVCMLSNTTAIAEAWARLDHKFDLMYAKRAFVHWYVGEGMEEGEFSEAREDLAALEKDYEEVGTDSAEEEGGEEGDEY, encoded by the exons ATG CGTGAGTGCATCTCTGTTCATGTTGGTCAAGCTGGCGTTCAAATGGGCAACGCGTGCTGGGAACTCTACTGTCTCGAGCACGGAATTCAGCCGGACGGTCAAATGCCGTCGGACAAGACGATCGGCGGGGGAGACGACTCGTTCAACACTTTCTTCTCGGAAACGGGAGCTGGGAAACACGTTCCCAGGGCTGTCTTTGTCGACCTCGAGCCGACTGTTGTAG ATGAAGTGCGAACAGGAACATACCGTCAACTCTTTCATCCTGAGCAGCTGATTACTGGGAAGGAGGATGCAGCCAACAATTATGCTCGTGGTCACTACACTGTTGGCAAGGAGCTGATTGACATAGTGTTGGATAGGATTCGGAAGTTG GCTGATCAATGCACTGGACTTCAAGGTTTCTTGATCTTTCATTCGTTTGGTGGTGGAACTGGCTCTGGTTTCACTTCTCTTCTTATGgagcgtctgtctgtcgattaTGGCAAGAAGTCCAAACTGGAGTTTGCCATTTATCCTGCTCCACAGATCAGTACAGCCGTGGTTGAGCCATACAACTCGATTTTAACAACTCACACGACTCTGGAACATTCTGACTGTGCATTCATGGTCGACAATGAAGCTATTTATGATATTTGTCGTCGTAATCTTGATATTGAACGACCCACATACACTAATCTCAATCGGTTGATTGGACAGATTGTGTCATCTATTACTGCATCTCTACGATTTGATGGAGCACTCAATGTTGATCTGACCGAGTTTCAGACCAATTTGGTACCCTATCCTCGTATTCACTTTCCTTTGGCAACCTATGCTCCAGTGATCTCGGCCGAGAAAGCATATCACGAGCAACTGAGTGTGGCAGAGATCACCAACTCTTGCTTCGAGCCTGCCAATCAGATGGTCAAATGTGATCCTCGTCATGGCAAGTACATGGCTTGCTGTCTGCTGTATCGTGGAGACGTGGTACCGAAAGATGTGAATGCAGCCATCGCTACGATCAAGACAAAGCGCACCATCCAGTTTGTGGACTGGTGTCCAACCGGATTCAAAGTCGGCATCAACTATCAGCCTCCTACCGTCGTTCCCGGTGGAGATCTAGCCAAGGTGCAGCGTGCCGTCTGCATGTTATCCAACACGACTGCCATTGCGGAAGCTTGGGCTCGTCTGGATCACAAATTTGATCTGATGTATGCCAAACGTGCATTCGTTCACTGGTATGTGGGAGAAGGAATGGAAGAAGGAGAATTCTCTGAAGCTCGCGAAGATCTTGCAGCTTTAGAGAAAGATTATGAAGAAGTTGGCACTGATTCTGCTGAAGAAGAGGGTGGAGAAGAAGGAGACGAGTACTAG
- the LOC134180558 gene encoding uncharacterized protein LOC134180558, with protein sequence MWKLRKKGYPRDKCRFRGAECHYCKKKGHIEAACHSKQARKVRCITIVSIINENDAPQIHIPITQRGRRHLFLIDTGARTNFLSLTRWKSIGKLPLKPTTAEYRSASCHSIFILGTACVDSLLQTGDETVRKQLEFTVTKLNLNLIGLDTVLESGIQLDRLLCKSTNNAPVHMISTHKSLQAACEQLTQEFPNLWKDELGCLKNFQFKIEFKRTSHRSFAKLVLCHLQYRTTYLEHTTKALIGAFGSKYN encoded by the coding sequence ATGTGGAAGCTGCGGAAAAAAGGTTATCCCAGAGACAAATGCCGTTTCCGAGGAGCGGAATGCCATTACTGCAAGAAGAAAGGCCACATTGAAGCCGCATGCCACAGCAAACAAGCTAGGAAGGTCAGGTGTATTACCATAGTCTCTATCATAAATGAGAACGATGCACCACAAATACATATCCCGATCACTCAACGGGGGAGACGCCACCTGTTTTTGATTGACACTGGTGCCAGAACCAATTTCCTCTCACTGACAAGATGGAAATCAATTGGCAAGCTGCCACTCAAACCGACCACTGCAGAATATCGTTCAGCATCGTGTCACTCCATATTTATTCTCGGTACCGCATGCGTGGACTCATTGCTACAGACCGGAGACGAGACAGTTCGCAAGCAACTGGAGTTTACAGTTACGAAACTAAACCTAAATCTTATCGGATTAGACACAGTTTTGGAAAGCGGCATCCAACTCGACCGTCTTCTTTGCAAGTCTACAAATAACGCACCGGTACATATGATCTCAACTCACAAGTCTCTCCAAGCAGCCTGCGAACAACTCACACAGGAGTTTCCTAACTTATGGAAAGATGAACTGGGATGTTTGAAGAACTTTCAGTTCAAAATAGAGTTTAAACGGACGTCACACCGGTCTTTTGCAAAGCTCGTACTGTGCCATTTGCAATACAGGACGACCTATCTCGAGCATACGACAAAGGCATTGATCGGGGCCTTTGGAAGCAAGTACAATTGA
- the LOC134179380 gene encoding tubulin alpha-1A chain-like, translating into MRECISVHIGQAGVQMGNACWELYCLEHGIQPDGQMPSDKTIGGGDDSFNTFFSETGAGKHVPRAVFVDLEPTVVDEVRTGTYRQLFHPEQLISGKEDAANNYARGHYTVGKELIDIVLDRIRKLADQCTGLQGFLIFHSFGGGTGSGFTSLLMERLSVDYGKKSKLEFAIYPAPQISTAVVEPYNSILTTHTTLEHSDCAFMVDNEAIYDICRRNLDIERPTYTNLNRLIGQIVSSITASLRFDGALNVDLTEFQTNLVPYPRIHFPLVTYAPVISAEKAYHEQLSVAEITNSCFEPANQMVKCDPRHGKYMACCLLYRGDVVPKDVNAAIATIKTKRTIQFVDWCPTGFKVGINYQPPTVVPGGDLAKVQRAVCMLSNTTAIAEAWARLDHKFDLMYAKRAFVHWYVGEGMEEGEFSEAREDLAALEKDYEEVGTDSVDEEGGEEGEEY; encoded by the exons ATG CGTGAGTGCATTTCAGTCCACATCGGTCAAGCTGGCGTTCAAATGGGCAACGCGTGCTGGGAACTCTACTGTCTCGAGCACGGAATTCAGCCGGACGGTCAAATGCCGTCAGACAAGACGATTGGCGGGGGTGACGACTCGTTCAATACTTTCTTCTCTGAAACGGGAGCTGGGAAACACGTTCCCAGGGCTGTTTTCGTCGATCTCGAGCCGACCGTTGTGG ATGAAGTTCGAACAGGAACGTATCGTCAACTCTTTCATCCTGAGCAGTTGATCTCTGGGAAGGAGGATGCAGCTAACAATTATGCTCGTGGTCACTACACTGTTGGCAAGGAGCTGATTGACATAGTGTTGGATAGGATTAGGAAATTG GCTGATCAATGCACTGGACTACAGGGTTTCCTTATTTTTCATTCATTTGGTGGTGGTACGGGCTCTGGTTTCACTTCTCTTCTCATGGAACGTCTCTCAGTTGACTATGGCAAGAAGTCCAAACTGGAGTTTGCCATTTATCCTGCTCCACAGATCAGTACAGCCGTGGTCGAGCCATACAACTCGATTTTAACAACTCACACGACTCTGGAACATTCTGACTGTGCATTCATGGTCGACAATGAAGCTATTTATGATATTTGTCGTCGTAATCTTGATATCGAACGACCCACCTACACTAATCTCAATCGGTTGATTGGACAGATTGTGTCATCTATTACTGCATCTCTGCGATTTGATGGAGCACTCAATGTTGATCTGACCGAGTTCCAGACCAATTTGGTTCCCTATCCTCGTATTCATTTTCCATTGGTCACCTATGCTCCAGTGATCTCGGCTGAGAAAGCATATCACGAGCAACTGAGTGTGGCAGAGATCACCAACTCTTGCTTTGAGCCTGCCAATCAGATGGTCAAATGTGATCCTCGTCATGGCAAGTACATGGCTTGCTGTCTGCTGTATCGTGGAGATGTGGTACCAAAAGACGTAAATGCAGCCATCGCTACGATCAAGACAAAGCGCACCATCCAGTTTGTGGACTGGTGTCCAACCGGATTCAAAGTCGGCATCAACTACCAGCCTCCTACTGTCGTTCCCGGTGGTGATCTAGCCAAAGTGCAGCGTGCCGTTTGCATGTTATCCAACACAACTGCCATTGCGGAAGCTTGGGCTCGTCTGGATCACAAATTTGATCTGATGTACGCCAAACGTGCCTTCGTTCACTGGTATGTGGGGGAAGGAATGGAAGAAGGAGAATTCTCTGAAGCTCGTGAAGATCTTGCAGCTTTAGAGAAAGATTATGAAGAAGTCGGCACTGATTCTGTTGATGAAGAGGGTGGAGAAGAAGGAGAAGAATACTAA
- the LOC134179448 gene encoding tubulin alpha-1 chain-like, with amino-acid sequence MRECISVHIGQAGVQMGNACWELYCLEHGIQPDGQMPSDKTIGGGDDSFNTFFSETGAGKHVPRAVFVDLEPTVVDEVRTGTYRQLFHPEQLISGKEDAANNYARGHYTVGKELIDSVLDRMRKLADQCTGLQGFLIFHSFGGGTGSGFTSLLMERLSVDYGKKSKLEFAIYPAPQISTAVVEPYNSILTTHTTLEHSDCAFMVDNEAIYDICRRNLDIERPTYTNLNRLIGQIVSSITASLRFDGALNVDLTEFQTNLVPYPRIHFPLVTYAPVISAEKAYHEQLSVSEITNSCFEPANQMVKCDPRHGKYMACCLLYRGDVVPKDVNAAIATIKTKRTIQFVDWCPTGFKVGINYQPPTAVPGGDLAKVQRAVCMLSNTTAIAEAWARLDHKFDLMYAKRAFVHWYVGEGMEEGEFSEAREDLAALEKDYEEVGTDSVDEEGGEEGDEY; translated from the exons ATG CGTGAGTGTATCTCAGTTCATATTGGTCAAGCCGGCGTTCAGATGGGCAACGCGTGCTGGGAACTCTACTGTCTCGAGCACGGAATTCAGCCGGACGGTCAAATGCCGTCAGACAAGACGATTGGCGGGGGAGACGACTCGTTCAATACTTTCTTCTCGGAAACGGGAGCTGGGAAACACGTTCCCAGGGCTGTTTTTGTCGACCTCGAGCCAACCGTAGTGG ATGAAGTTCGAACGGGAACATATCGTCAACTCTTTCATCCTGAGCAGTTGATCTCTGGGAAGGAAGATGCAGCCAACAATTATGCTCGTGGTCACTACACTGTTGGCAAGGAGCTGATTGATTCAGTGTTGGATAGGATGAGAAAGTTG GCTGATCAATGCACTGGACTGCAGGGTTTCTTGATCTTTCATTCGTTTGGTGGTGGAACTGGCTCTGGTTTCACTTCTCTTCTAATGGAACGTCTCTCTGTCGATTATGGCAAGAAGTCCAAACTGGAGTTTGCCATTTATCCTGCTCCACAGATCAGTACAGCTGTGGTCGAGCCATACAACTCGATTTTAACAACTCACACGACTCTGGAACATTCTGACTGTGCATTCATGGTCGACAATGAAGCTATTTATGATATTTGTCGTCGTAATCTTGATATCGAACGACCCACTTACACCAATCTCAATCGGTTGATTGGACAGATTGTGTCATCCATAACTGCATCTTTGCGATTTGATGGAGCACTCAATGTTGATCTGACCGAGTTCCAGACCAACTTGGTTCCCTATCCTCGTATTCACTTTCCATTGGTCACCTATGCTCCAGTGATCTCGGCTGAGAAAGCATATCACGAGCAACTGAGTGTGTCAGAGATCACCAACTCTTGCTTTGAGCCTGCCAATCAGATGGTCAAATGTGATCCTCGTCATGGCAAGTACATGGCTTGCTGTCTGCTGTATCGTGGAGATGTGGTACCAAAAGACGTGAATGCAGCCATCGCTACGATCAAGACAAAGCGCACCATCCAGTTTGTGGACTGGTGTCCAACCGGATTCAAAGTCGGCATCAACTACCAGCCTCCTACTGCCGTTCCCGGTGGTGATCTAGCCAAAGTGCAGCGTGCCGTTTGCATGTTATCTAACACAACTGCCATTGCGGAAGCTTGGGCTCGTCTGGATCACAAGTTTGATCTGATGTACGCCAAACGTGCCTTCGTTCACTGGTATGTGGGGGAAGGAATGGAAGAAGGAGAATTCTCTGAAGCTCGTGAAGATCTTGCAGCTTTAGAGAAAGATTATGAAGAAGTCGGCACTGATTCTGTTGATGAAGAGGGTGGAGAAGAAGGAGACGAGTACTAA